The Dyadobacter subterraneus genome window below encodes:
- a CDS encoding pyruvate dehydrogenase complex E1 component subunit beta, with amino-acid sequence MKEIAFRDAIRDAMSEEMRRDQSVFLMGEEVAEYNGAYKASQGMLDEFGPERVIDTPIAELGFAGIGVGAAGNGLRPIIEFMTFNFSLVAIDQIINSAAKILSMSAGQYGAPIVFRGPTGNAGQLGAQHSQNFENWFANTPGLKVVVPSNPYDAKGLLKSAIRDNNPVIFMESEVMYGDKMMVPEEEYLIPLGKADVKRQGKDVTIVSFGKMIPRVVNPAILQLEKEGIDVELIDLRTVKPIDYATVIESVKKTNRCVVVEEAWPLASISTEIAYHIQRHAFDYMDAPVIRVTNRDVPLPYAPTLIEEILPSVKRVVEAVKSVLYK; translated from the coding sequence ATGAAAGAAATAGCATTTAGAGATGCCATTCGCGACGCCATGTCGGAAGAGATGCGCCGGGATCAAAGTGTATTCCTGATGGGCGAGGAAGTTGCAGAATATAATGGCGCCTATAAAGCCAGTCAGGGAATGCTTGATGAATTTGGACCGGAACGTGTGATTGATACACCGATCGCCGAATTGGGTTTTGCAGGAATTGGGGTTGGAGCAGCCGGAAACGGTCTTCGTCCTATCATTGAATTTATGACATTCAACTTTTCGTTGGTTGCGATCGATCAGATCATCAACAGCGCGGCGAAAATTCTTTCTATGTCTGCCGGACAGTACGGTGCTCCTATCGTATTCCGCGGACCAACTGGAAATGCAGGTCAGCTGGGTGCCCAGCACTCACAAAACTTTGAAAACTGGTTCGCTAACACGCCAGGTTTGAAAGTGGTTGTTCCTTCAAATCCATATGATGCCAAAGGACTTTTGAAATCAGCTATTCGTGATAACAACCCGGTGATCTTCATGGAGTCGGAAGTTATGTACGGCGATAAGATGATGGTTCCTGAGGAAGAATATCTTATTCCACTTGGAAAAGCGGATGTAAAACGTCAGGGAAAAGATGTTACCATTGTTTCTTTTGGTAAAATGATCCCACGCGTGGTTAACCCGGCGATTTTGCAATTGGAAAAAGAAGGAATTGACGTGGAATTGATCGATTTAAGAACTGTTAAGCCAATCGATTACGCTACGGTTATTGAATCTGTGAAGAAAACAAACCGTTGTGTGGTAGTTGAAGAAGCTTGGCCGCTGGCATCTATTTCAACTGAAATTGCATACCATATTCAACGTCATGCGTTTGATTATATGGATGCTCCGGTCATCCGTGTTACAAACCGTGATGTGCCGCTTCCATACGCTCCAACGCTTATTGAAGAGATTTTGCCAAGCGTAAAACGTGTTGTTGAAGCCGTTAAAAGCGTTTTGTACAAATAA
- a CDS encoding KdsC family phosphatase, giving the protein MSSALEERFKQITTFIFDVDGVMTDGSVIALESGEQPRIFNVRDGYGINRAVRLGYNVAILSAQNQVGVRKRLEYLGVKDIFIGTTPDGKLPIFKKYLQERGLTENEIIFMGDDLPDYEVMKTSVLGACPADSDQEILAIADYISPAKGGQGAVRDVIEQVMRAQGKWMSWFESK; this is encoded by the coding sequence ATGAGTTCAGCCTTAGAAGAGCGTTTCAAACAGATTACAACCTTTATTTTTGATGTGGACGGTGTTATGACCGACGGCAGTGTTATCGCGCTGGAAAGCGGAGAACAGCCCCGGATTTTCAATGTCCGTGACGGATATGGTATTAACCGTGCTGTCAGATTGGGATATAATGTCGCCATTCTTTCTGCACAAAATCAGGTTGGCGTTCGAAAAAGGCTGGAATATTTAGGTGTTAAAGACATTTTCATTGGAACAACACCCGACGGGAAATTACCAATCTTCAAGAAATATCTTCAGGAACGCGGACTAACTGAAAACGAAATCATTTTCATGGGTGATGATCTGCCGGATTATGAAGTAATGAAAACTTCTGTGTTAGGTGCTTGCCCCGCTGATTCTGATCAGGAAATTCTTGCCATTGCAGATTATATTTCTCCTGCAAAAGGTGGCCAGGGAGCGGTCCGCGACGTAATAGAGCAAGTGATGCGTGCGCAGGGAAAATGGATGTCGTGGTTTGAATCGAAGTAA
- a CDS encoding TraR/DksA family transcriptional regulator: MMQEERTRYSEEELKEFEVLIRGKLEGTLEELNYIKGGLSKKNDSGTDNTASTAKSIEDGADASERENLSQLAARLQKYSIQLENALVRIKNGTYGICIDSGKLIPKERLRIVPHTQQTIEAKLKRVN; this comes from the coding sequence ATTATGCAAGAAGAAAGGACGAGATATTCTGAGGAAGAATTAAAGGAATTTGAGGTATTGATTCGCGGCAAATTGGAAGGTACTCTTGAAGAACTCAACTATATTAAAGGAGGTCTGAGCAAAAAAAACGATAGCGGTACAGATAACACAGCCAGTACAGCCAAGTCGATTGAAGATGGTGCAGATGCAAGTGAACGTGAGAATCTAAGCCAGTTGGCTGCCAGATTACAGAAATATTCAATCCAGTTGGAAAATGCCCTTGTTCGTATTAAAAACGGTACTTATGGTATTTGTATTGATTCAGGTAAACTGATTCCAAAAGAGAGGTTACGCATTGTACCTCACACACAGCAAACAATTGAAGCGAAATTGAAACGGGTAAACTAA
- a CDS encoding transglutaminase family protein has protein sequence MKYKLTHLTEYRYVEPVSTYHSLVCLTPRTLPKQLCQDFTMEVTPTPAEIVERVDYYGNTTHYFSLHSPHKKLTVKTTSIVECLTETTGAPIRSDVTCAEARSRFMNDRSLKISLLEYLLPSPLIKWDPAIVHFAEDCFQDDRPLYECIHALSRKIFTEFDFVPDFTTIHTPIREVLAAKKGVCQDFSHLAIACIRSFGFAARYVSGYLETLPPPGKQKLQGSDASHAWISVFIPDYGWCDFDPTNNVVPGERHIITAWGRDYSDVPPLKGIIFSSGKHTLSVEVDVIPMD, from the coding sequence ATGAAATATAAGCTGACCCATTTAACGGAATATCGTTACGTTGAGCCTGTGAGCACTTATCATAGTCTGGTTTGTCTGACGCCGAGGACTTTGCCGAAACAACTTTGTCAAGATTTTACAATGGAAGTAACGCCTACACCCGCTGAAATTGTGGAGCGGGTGGATTACTATGGAAATACAACGCACTACTTTTCGCTGCATTCACCGCATAAGAAACTGACGGTAAAAACGACCAGTATTGTCGAGTGCCTGACGGAAACAACCGGTGCGCCGATCCGCTCTGATGTTACCTGCGCAGAAGCGCGGTCGCGTTTTATGAATGATCGTTCGCTGAAAATTTCTTTGCTGGAATATTTGCTGCCGAGTCCGTTGATTAAATGGGATCCTGCCATTGTTCATTTTGCCGAAGACTGTTTTCAGGATGACCGTCCGTTGTACGAATGTATTCATGCGCTGAGCCGGAAAATATTTACAGAATTTGATTTCGTCCCTGATTTTACAACCATACATACACCGATCAGAGAAGTGCTGGCAGCGAAAAAAGGGGTTTGTCAGGATTTTTCACATCTGGCGATTGCCTGTATCCGCAGCTTTGGTTTTGCAGCGCGGTATGTAAGCGGATATCTGGAAACGCTGCCGCCTCCGGGCAAACAAAAATTGCAGGGATCGGACGCTTCACATGCATGGATCTCGGTTTTTATTCCTGATTATGGCTGGTGTGATTTCGATCCGACAAATAACGTTGTTCCTGGTGAGCGTCATATTATTACAGCCTGGGGAAGAGATTACAGCGACGTGCCTCCGTTGAAAGGAATTATTTTCAGTTCGGGCAAACATACATTATCCGTTGAGGTTGATGTAATTCCGATGGATTGA
- a CDS encoding circularly permuted type 2 ATP-grasp protein codes for MLTEASVNLLQTYRSGLNSYDEILDVKGRVKPHWQALFATLEKLGIDELKTRNQEIIDKLRENGVTYNVYDGVDGLNRPWQLDPIPFLIEQKEWNTIAKGLQQRALLLDLILRDIYGPRNLVRDAIIPAELVFDNVGFSRPCADLILPAPNQLVLYAADMARGPDGQMWIVDNRTQAPSGSGYTLENRVVMSKLLPELADGMYVSKLSPFFNNIQSTVLRLSGKTKEAPNIVYLTPGPNNESYFEHAYLASYLGYTLAQGDDLLVRDGYVWLKSIEGLQRVDVIIRRIDDDWCDPLELREDSRLGVPGLLHAIRKGNVKVLNPPGTSVLENHAFLAFMHNICRYFLGEDLIMPSVATWWCGQPKELNFVLNNIDKLIIKKANRKSKFRSVYGRLLTPKDKEDLKKALIQRPHEYIAQEEVSLSTTPSLVDGMIEPRYAAIRAFLVSDEKGYHVMQGGLTRSSPVKDRFVISNQHGGLSKDTWIVSDKTDQPQEKIILPVTPSYKKQVSVPSRSAENLFWVGRYCERTMAVTKFMNIVINVLNIDRNFGGSSKQEHIKILLQSLTHLSSTYPGFLGEDNQELLYKPYIEIIKLASDVYRPGTIASNVSSFLHAVGAVRNQWDIEIWRIVDLIENSFQEIRNASTMNSSNIQKTLDKLYNSMLTFLGVMSETMPRDNSYLLLDTGKIIERILSKLSIIQSNFGVKNEANVENELIEATLLNHHLLVNYRQIYKSQLSVEAMLDMVLLEKTLPYSIVYLLDSLKVNLECLPGTVGERMNEAQKAVLKASTLIKLASVQELSQYDPVTLEREELFKLMSEVSGLISSVSMALTNMYFSHTIMQHSFFKPIENDEI; via the coding sequence ATGCTTACTGAAGCTTCCGTGAATCTTTTACAAACCTATCGCAGCGGGTTAAATTCGTACGATGAAATTCTGGATGTAAAAGGTCGTGTGAAACCACACTGGCAAGCCCTTTTTGCCACGCTGGAAAAGCTTGGTATTGATGAGTTAAAAACCAGGAATCAGGAAATTATTGATAAGCTTCGTGAAAACGGGGTTACCTACAATGTCTATGACGGCGTTGATGGACTGAACCGTCCGTGGCAGCTGGATCCGATTCCTTTTTTGATCGAACAAAAAGAGTGGAATACCATAGCAAAAGGGTTGCAGCAAAGAGCCCTTTTGCTTGATCTGATACTTCGGGATATTTATGGTCCGAGAAATCTGGTCAGGGACGCGATTATTCCGGCGGAACTTGTTTTCGACAATGTAGGGTTTTCACGTCCCTGTGCCGATTTGATACTTCCTGCTCCCAACCAACTGGTTTTGTACGCAGCTGATATGGCGCGTGGCCCGGACGGACAAATGTGGATTGTGGACAACCGTACCCAGGCTCCTTCCGGCTCTGGTTATACTCTGGAAAACCGTGTGGTTATGAGTAAGCTGCTCCCGGAGCTTGCCGATGGTATGTACGTAAGCAAATTATCGCCATTTTTTAACAATATCCAGAGTACCGTTTTAAGGTTATCAGGGAAAACAAAAGAAGCTCCCAATATCGTTTATCTGACGCCCGGCCCAAATAATGAATCCTATTTTGAGCATGCTTATCTGGCGTCTTATTTGGGATATACACTAGCTCAGGGCGATGATTTGCTGGTTCGTGATGGTTATGTCTGGCTGAAATCCATTGAAGGTTTGCAGCGTGTGGATGTTATTATCCGTCGTATCGATGACGACTGGTGTGATCCGCTGGAACTTCGTGAAGATTCGCGTCTGGGAGTTCCGGGTTTGCTTCATGCCATTCGCAAAGGAAATGTAAAAGTGCTGAATCCGCCTGGAACAAGCGTTTTGGAAAACCATGCGTTCCTGGCTTTTATGCATAATATCTGCCGGTACTTTTTAGGCGAAGACCTGATTATGCCGTCGGTAGCTACCTGGTGGTGCGGACAACCCAAAGAGCTGAATTTTGTTTTAAATAATATCGACAAACTGATCATTAAAAAAGCGAACCGGAAATCGAAGTTCCGGTCTGTTTATGGTCGTTTGCTTACGCCAAAAGATAAGGAAGATTTAAAAAAGGCGCTCATACAGCGTCCTCATGAATATATCGCGCAGGAAGAAGTTAGTCTGAGTACTACGCCCTCCCTGGTTGACGGTATGATTGAACCGAGATATGCTGCTATCCGGGCTTTTCTGGTTTCCGATGAAAAAGGTTACCATGTGATGCAGGGTGGGCTTACACGAAGTTCTCCTGTTAAAGACCGGTTTGTAATATCTAATCAGCATGGCGGATTATCAAAAGATACCTGGATCGTTTCTGATAAAACAGATCAGCCTCAGGAAAAAATCATTCTTCCGGTCACACCATCGTATAAAAAACAAGTTTCGGTACCAAGCCGGAGCGCCGAAAATCTTTTCTGGGTTGGGCGTTATTGCGAGCGCACGATGGCGGTTACAAAGTTTATGAACATTGTAATTAATGTACTTAACATTGACCGGAATTTCGGCGGATCATCCAAGCAAGAACATATCAAAATATTGCTTCAGTCACTTACACATCTTTCTTCAACCTATCCGGGATTTCTTGGAGAAGATAATCAGGAATTGCTGTACAAACCGTACATTGAAATTATCAAATTGGCTTCGGATGTTTATCGACCGGGTACTATTGCATCCAACGTTTCATCTTTTTTACATGCTGTTGGCGCTGTGAGAAATCAGTGGGATATTGAAATCTGGCGGATTGTTGATCTGATTGAAAATAGTTTTCAGGAGATTAGGAATGCGTCGACAATGAACAGCAGTAATATCCAGAAAACGCTGGATAAGCTTTATAACAGCATGCTGACTTTTCTGGGCGTGATGTCTGAAACGATGCCAAGGGATAATAGTTATCTGCTGCTTGACACAGGAAAAATAATCGAACGGATTCTTTCCAAGCTGAGCATTATCCAGTCGAATTTTGGTGTAAAAAATGAAGCAAATGTTGAAAATGAATTGATAGAAGCGACTTTGCTTAATCATCATTTGTTGGTCAACTATCGGCAGATTTATAAATCACAGTTAAGTGTTGAAGCGATGCTCGATATGGTTTTGCTTGAAAAAACGCTGCCATATTCGATTGTTTATTTACTTGATTCACTTAAAGTAAATCTGGAATGTCTGCCCGGAACGGTAGGTGAAAGAATGAACGAGGCGCAAAAAGCTGTTTTAAAAGCGTCAACCTTAATTAAACTGGCGAGCGTTCAGGAATTAAGTCAATACGATCCGGTGACGTTGGAAAGAGAAGAATTATTCAAGCTGATGTCAGAGGTATCCGGATTAATTTCGTCCGTATCCATGGCGCTGACGAATATGTATTTCAGCCATACCATTATGCAACATTCGTTTTTTAAACCGATAGAGAACGATGAAATATAA
- a CDS encoding polysaccharide deacetylase family protein, translated as MWAFITFILSTVISCQKKPANSENAGIAISFDDHFINDWYALRSLFQKYNAHVTFFLTCPDSLTTDEIVKIKQLQKDGHEIGFHGTIHGNATAMLQSEGPQKYIETELEPGLKHLAQIGIKPTSYAHPGGNHTDQADSILLANGFKILRDVAQAERKLFGVPVYHFEPRIMSWIYYPFNKEQIVDALMIDEGTNISEKEIKQALKKAKDTNTAIMLFGHQPLYEKPKNGQYGFSVAFLETILKEAKAQNLKFYTMSELPDKK; from the coding sequence ATGTGGGCATTCATTACCTTCATCTTATCGACGGTAATCTCCTGCCAGAAAAAACCAGCCAACTCAGAAAATGCCGGTATCGCCATTTCTTTCGACGATCATTTTATAAACGATTGGTACGCATTAAGATCACTTTTTCAGAAATATAATGCTCACGTTACGTTTTTCCTTACCTGCCCGGATTCACTGACTACCGACGAAATTGTCAAAATAAAACAGCTTCAAAAAGACGGGCATGAAATCGGTTTTCATGGAACGATACATGGGAATGCGACAGCAATGTTACAATCAGAGGGACCGCAAAAATATATTGAAACCGAACTTGAACCAGGCCTAAAACACCTGGCACAAATTGGTATAAAACCTACTTCCTATGCACATCCAGGCGGTAACCATACGGATCAGGCAGATTCAATTTTATTGGCAAACGGATTTAAAATTTTACGAGATGTGGCTCAGGCAGAACGGAAATTATTTGGGGTGCCTGTATATCATTTTGAACCGAGAATTATGAGCTGGATTTATTATCCTTTCAACAAAGAACAAATTGTGGATGCGCTGATGATCGATGAAGGAACAAATATCAGCGAAAAAGAAATAAAACAAGCACTGAAAAAAGCAAAAGACACAAACACGGCCATTATGCTTTTTGGGCATCAACCACTATATGAAAAACCAAAAAACGGCCAGTACGGATTTAGCGTGGCATTTTTAGAAACAATCCTAAAAGAAGCAAAAGCCCAAAACCTGAAATTCTACACCATGTCAGAACTCCCTGACAAAAAATAA
- a CDS encoding metallophosphoesterase family protein, translated as MKILHTADWHIGKKLDNFSRLEEQRLVLDEICEIADREEVDAVVVAGDLFDNFNPSSESTELLYSTLYRLSAHGSRAVIAIAGNHDSPERIEVPDALAKVCGIIFVGFPNAEIKLFRTQAGLEVTKSDKGFIEIKLPNSDVPLRVLHTPYANEQRLKTFLGLEDSEENLRTHLQKHWQELAEKYLDDNGFNLLVTHLYVMKKGDPAPEEEPDEERPILHIGGAQAIYTENFPEQIHYIALGHLHRYHRVDKIPAPSVYSSSPLAYSFSEANQTKYVILLDAEAGKLNNYRAIELTKGKKLRRGKFDSIDEAINWLHEHSEDLIELTIVSDNYLEAADKKRLTEAHSGLVQIIPQIKKIAEEGSASTIDLTLSMENLFQEYFKSKNKGQEPSEGLLDVFREVLGTEE; from the coding sequence ATGAAAATTCTCCACACCGCTGACTGGCATATTGGAAAAAAGCTTGACAACTTTTCCAGATTGGAAGAGCAAAGGCTTGTATTGGATGAAATTTGCGAGATCGCCGATCGGGAAGAGGTTGATGCGGTTGTAGTAGCGGGTGATCTGTTCGATAATTTCAATCCTTCGTCCGAATCAACTGAATTATTATACAGCACCTTGTACCGACTATCAGCGCATGGAAGTCGTGCCGTAATAGCTATTGCCGGAAATCATGATTCACCAGAACGCATTGAAGTTCCTGACGCTTTGGCGAAAGTTTGCGGGATCATTTTTGTCGGTTTCCCAAATGCAGAAATTAAACTGTTTCGCACACAAGCCGGACTTGAAGTGACGAAATCAGACAAGGGTTTTATTGAAATTAAACTACCAAATTCAGATGTTCCGCTTCGTGTTCTGCATACTCCTTATGCAAATGAACAGCGTTTGAAAACATTCCTGGGACTGGAAGATTCCGAGGAAAACCTGCGGACGCATCTGCAAAAACACTGGCAGGAACTGGCTGAAAAATATCTCGATGACAATGGTTTCAATCTTTTAGTCACGCATTTATATGTGATGAAAAAAGGTGATCCGGCACCGGAAGAAGAACCGGATGAAGAACGCCCGATTTTACATATCGGTGGCGCGCAGGCGATTTATACAGAAAATTTTCCTGAACAAATTCATTATATCGCACTCGGACATTTGCACCGTTATCATCGCGTCGACAAAATTCCGGCTCCTTCCGTTTATTCAAGCAGTCCGCTGGCATATAGTTTTTCAGAAGCAAATCAGACGAAGTATGTCATTCTCCTTGACGCAGAAGCAGGAAAATTAAATAATTACCGCGCTATCGAACTGACAAAAGGAAAGAAACTTCGTCGCGGAAAGTTTGATTCTATTGATGAGGCAATAAACTGGCTGCACGAGCATTCCGAAGACTTAATTGAACTTACGATCGTTTCGGATAACTACCTGGAGGCTGCGGATAAAAAACGGCTTACCGAGGCACATTCCGGTTTGGTGCAGATTATTCCCCAGATCAAAAAAATAGCAGAAGAGGGAAGTGCTTCAACCATCGATCTTACTTTGAGTATGGAAAACCTTTTTCAGGAATATTTTAAAAGTAAAAATAAAGGGCAGGAACCATCAGAAGGGCTGCTTGATGTTTTTCGGGAGGTTTTGGGAACGGAGGAGTAA
- a CDS encoding acyltransferase family protein encodes MAHSENKRYFPNLNGIRCIAALLVVFHHLEQAKHAFGIDNLYDVTIIKHAGRLGVGLFFVLSGFLITYLLLEEKGRFGDVDAKKFYLRRVFRIWPIYFLIIGLSFFVFPHIDLLYFPGANEKLANHVAPRLALLFLVLPNYAFVLYDLPYWCAQTWSIGVEEQFYYLWPWIIKYPKKSGRIVFLFLFVTIALLFGGAYLLDKTDEEKMSAITTFLGQFRIQTMALGGLCAYLVYSQKSKILDFVFRKDVQIVVYTLLAVLFFSGVHFTGFLELYALFFSFFVLNVSCNKNTIISLENKVMSYLGKISYGLYIYHVFVIVFIINALRTFAPQITGTTYHVILYILSFVLSVAVTALSYNYFEKPLLAFKDRHFGR; translated from the coding sequence GTGGCACACTCGGAAAACAAACGTTACTTTCCCAATTTAAATGGTATCCGCTGCATCGCAGCACTTTTAGTGGTTTTTCACCATTTGGAGCAGGCCAAACATGCTTTTGGTATTGACAATTTATATGATGTGACGATCATAAAACATGCAGGACGATTAGGTGTAGGTCTGTTTTTCGTATTGAGCGGATTTTTGATTACCTATTTACTGCTGGAAGAAAAAGGCCGCTTTGGTGATGTGGATGCTAAAAAATTCTATTTACGCCGTGTTTTCAGGATCTGGCCGATTTATTTTCTGATCATCGGACTTTCCTTTTTTGTTTTTCCACATATTGACCTGCTGTATTTTCCGGGCGCCAATGAAAAACTGGCAAATCATGTCGCACCACGACTAGCGTTGCTGTTTTTGGTTCTACCAAACTATGCTTTTGTCTTGTATGATCTACCTTACTGGTGCGCACAAACCTGGTCCATAGGCGTAGAAGAGCAATTTTATTATTTATGGCCCTGGATTATCAAATATCCAAAAAAGAGTGGGCGAATCGTTTTTCTTTTCCTTTTTGTAACGATTGCTCTTCTCTTTGGCGGCGCTTATCTTTTGGATAAAACAGACGAAGAGAAAATGTCGGCTATCACAACTTTTCTTGGGCAGTTCAGAATTCAAACAATGGCTTTGGGAGGTCTATGCGCGTATCTTGTTTATTCCCAAAAAAGTAAAATTCTCGATTTTGTTTTTAGAAAGGATGTACAAATCGTGGTATACACTTTGTTAGCTGTTCTGTTTTTTTCCGGCGTTCACTTCACAGGATTTCTCGAACTGTATGCGCTCTTTTTTAGCTTTTTTGTGCTGAATGTTTCCTGCAATAAAAATACAATTATCAGTCTGGAAAATAAGGTCATGAGCTATCTGGGTAAGATTTCTTATGGACTTTATATTTATCACGTTTTTGTCATTGTTTTTATAATCAATGCATTAAGGACATTTGCTCCTCAAATTACAGGAACTACATATCACGTCATACTTTATATTTTAAGCTTTGTATTATCCGTAGCAGTTACGGCACTTTCTTATAATTATTTCGAAAAACCTTTATTGGCTTTTAAGGATCGGCATTTTGGACGTTAG